The DNA region TGAATATCTAAAAAGCAGGtcaataaaatattgataatgGAAATTAGTTTGATGTGGTATacaaaagatgaattttatAATTTGTACTTTTGTTCTACAGATATAGACGATTTTATTGTGGATGATGATGGCCAACCCATCACCAAAAAGAGGGGCAAGAAATTCTCAGGATACACAGATGCGTGAGTGTCCTGGTTTACACTAAATCTTTTTGTgctttataatttaaaaaataatattttgcagggtaagaaacttttttttcttgttttcactGCCATTTTCCTTACTGCCTTTAATGTTCTAGCAAGAATCAAGTACCACCCACATctttcaatttaaaaatactgatacattaagaaaacaaagagatgaTAAACAAAAAACGGCAAGCTACATTAAGAcatgaattaagaaaaatacataattgttgcTACCTCTCATCACTTGATCCTCCCACAGAGCCCTCCAGGAGGCCCAGGAGATTTTTGGTGGCGACTTCGACTTTGCTGACTTTGACGCAGATGCCTACGAccagggtgaggaggaggaagaggaccaGGATGAAGAGGGCTGGGACAGACCCAAGAAACAGACCAAGAGGAGGCAAGGGAGGAAGAGCATCTTTGAGATCTACGAGCCCAGTGAGCTGGAAAGTAGTCACATGActgaccaagacaatgagatcCGCTCCACAGACATGCCCGAGAGGttccaggtgtgtgtttgttaatcTGTTCCAGTGTTTTTGATGCTTGCACTGTTGTTACATTCTTATATGGGACATATATGTTTATAATGACTGCTTTTACTTTGCCGATGTTCTCTGTATTTATGAATCAGCAGTTAAatcgatggttcggcgtaatttcgacctagcgtcatatgcaccatgacgtctGACGTCCACTctctcagccctttttttttaatttcgtCGCAAATTGAGGGAGTTAGAGCTAGTAAAGGCGCTAGTGGGATACACCAGTCTATCTTGTGAACTACCCCACTAATGATGCCTGGATTGTTGTCAAACTTCtgcagtagtacaaatagggtatTTACTCATAAgttgatgcattggaaagtttgtaagtacaccaggagtttattaaaataacacttacctgatggcttttactctgctgctactgctgctaaagctgtaaacatcggcGAAATCTTGcacgatcactgaaataccgtgtggtcGTGTGAGATCCCTCACAGAGCACCTTCTTCACGTTCGTCTTTCTGAATGTCGTTCTGTTCTCCCTCTTTTAGTTAAGGTCCATCCCTGTTAAACCTGCTGAAGATGATGAGTTGGAAGAGGAAGCCGAGTGGATCTTCAGACATGGTTTCTCCACCCTAACTATCTCCATGCAGGTACGGCCTTTGCCATTTACACTCAGAAAAAGAGAATGCACAATGAACTTTCTTGGATTTTTAGTCAGATCTCACATTTTTTCTTTGACCTAAACAGGAGAGCACAGATTATCTTGACAGAGGGACCACCACAAACTTCAGCAGGAAAGGCCCCAGCACAATTGCCAAGATCAAAGAGGCTCTCAACTTCATGAGGAATCAACAGTTTGAGGTATAGTGAGTTCATGTGATGTGCATCAACTGTTCCCTTCATTCAGGGTTAACCCTCTCAGGATGCAAACTGTGCTGTTGTAAATAAAccattttatctatttttttttctccaggttCCATTCATAGCTTTTTACAGGAAAGAATATGTGGAGCCAGAGCTAAACATCAATGACCTGTGGAAGGTGTGGCAGTGGGATGAAAAGGTACAGTTGGTGTATTTCTAATCCTATAGTTATCACTTgttgaatacattttgtaaacatttaaatgaattctTCAGCATTATTTGAAATAAGTAAGAATAATTCTGTCTTTAACCTCACATCTGTATGCTAGTTCTGGTTTTGTGACTTACATTTTCAATCTTCACCTACCAGTGGACTCAACTGAAGACCCGCAAGCAGAACCTGACCCGTCTGTTCCAGAAGATGCAGTCCTTCCAATTTGAGCAGATCTCTGCAGACCCTGACAAACCTTTAGCTGACGGCATCCGTCCTCTGGACACCGCTGACATGGAAAGGTATGTCGTTGTAACACTGGAGGGCTGAGACTGAAATAATTACAGATCATCTCTTGCGTAGTGTGTTTGGTTGTGACTGCAGGaaataaacatacaataaaCCGTGCTATACACCTGTCCTTGCTACTTGTTTTCTGTCCTATTCAAacccattttctctttttctgtaagACTGAAAGATGTGCAGACGCTTGAAGAGCTGGGTGATGTGTACAACCACTTTCTGCTCTACTATGGCCGAGACATTCCCAAGATGCAGAATGCCGCTAAGGCCGGCAAGAAGAGGCTCAAGAAGATcaaagaagagacagaggatgGTAAGATGGAAGTTGCTCAATGGGCTAGTTTTGtaaatgatgatggatggatactCCACAATTGTTGTGTAGCAAGTGCTTGCCCGGTTTTAATGATTAACAACAAGACTAATTTTGATGGGCTCCCTCCTAAAGGTGATGAGGAGGAATTggaggtggaagaagaagaggaacagaAAGGACCTGACCTGAAGCTGGCGTCTCGAAGGGATATGTACAGCATCTGTCAGAGCGTGGGACTTGGTTAGTCTTTGGTTTTTATCCAGCACACCATAATACCAGTGTTTCAGTGCCactggtgtgtgtatatatatatttattccaTGAACAGAATAACACCAAGGGTAGATGGAAACCAGCCCTGTCCAGTTACCTTACTCTGTACTTTAacttgtttgtctgtttgttacTTGCTGCAGATGGCCTGGCTAAAAAGTTTGGGTTGACTCCAGAGCAGTTTGGAGAAAATCTGAGAGACAGTTACCAGCGTCACGAGACAGAGCAGTTCCCCGCTGAGCCTGTAGAGCTGGCCAAAGATTATGTCTGCAGTCAGTTCAGCACTCCTGAGGCTGTGCTGGAAGGGACCAGGTACATGGTGGCCATGCAGATTGCTCGAGAACCTCTGGTCAGACACGTTCTCCGACAGACCTTTCAGGAGAGGGCCAAGATCAACATCAAGCCTACGAAGAAAGGCAAAAaggtatttaaacatttcatcgcaacaaaaaaaaaaaagacatttaatccTAAGCAAAAAAGTTTCCTTAACACTATCCTAAACCTGCTCTGCTATTTGTTTACTTCTTGTAGGAAATAGACGAGGCTCACTTTGCCTACTCCTTCAAGTATCTGAAGAACAAGGCTGTAAAAGAGCTGAACGGGGATCAGTTCTTGAAGATGTGCCTGGCAGAGGACGAGGGACTGCTTACCATTGACATCTGTATAGACCTTATCGGGGTCAAAGGGTAAGTATTTAATGAAACTCCATTGTCCAGACATTTGTGACAGACATAGGACTTGGTACCAGATGAGGAAAatcataaatatgcaaatattccCAGGTTGTTTAATTTCTGTTTTGGTGTTCATGCACTTTCCTTGGCCTGATCATGTACAGGATCTGATGTAACTAAGTGTTGTGCCATTTTTATCTGTATAGAAACCTAGTTTGGATGTTGCAGGAAAGGAGGGTTGGCAAGTAGGATAGGTCCCCTGAGTTTAATTCCTTTAAATTTTAAGATGCAGCTTATGTTTTTATCTGCATCCTTGTCAGCAAAACACAGAGCTTTTGAATTATGACTCTGGTAATACTGAGGCATTCCTCTCTGACTCTGCGTCTCTCTGTGCCTTCCCTCTGCTTCTCCTCAGGTTCGCTGGGGACCAGACATACTTTGATGAGATCAAACAGTTTTACTACAGGGACGAGTTCAGTCACCAGGTGCAGGAGTGGAACAGGCAGCGAACCTTAGCTATAGAGCGATCTCTCACTCAGTTCCTATACCCTCAGATGGCCAAGGAGCTCAAGAGCAAACTGGTCGCTGAGGCCAAGGAGAGCATTGTCAGGGTAATTTGTCTGAAAATTGTTAAACTATGTAtacttgtatgttttttaaCCTTAGAAATCATTATGAACTCTCTGTTGTACTCCATTTTCTTCTTGTAGTCCTGCTGTCGCCGGTTGTATAACTGGCTTAAGGTGGCTCCTTATAGGCCAGAtcagcaggttgaggaagacgATGATCTGATGGATGAGAGTCAGGGCAAAGGCATTCGGGTGCTTGGTGTTGCCTATGCACCCAGCAGGTTTGTGcccacagtatttgtattttatctcAGATATATCAGTCGCTCTTCTGTGTAGGAGATATACTGTTGTAATGTTTGTGGCCAAGAAGATGTTTGACGACACACTTATATAACAACATAGCTTCTTACGTACAAACTGTGCTCTGACAGAGATACTCCAGTTTTCTGTGCTCTGATCAATGGAGAAGGGGAGGTGGTGGACTTCCTGCGTCTGCCCTACTtcatgaaaaggaggaatgcGTTcagggaggatgagagagagaagaaggtacaaacagaaaaaaacaattacttATATGCAGTTAACGGCTGTTTTTCTGTTATAGAAGAACGTGATCCTTGactcatttgtgtgtgtcatcctCAGAACCAGGACATTGAAAATCTAAAGAAGTTTCTGTCCAGCAAGAAACCTCATGTGGTAGCTGTTGCTGGGGAGACCAGGTAAATAATTGATTCCTTTCTATGCTGAAAGCTTCATGTATACATTTGGAACAGTTGTAGTGGAGTTGAGGTGTAAACTCTCTCTGTAATTATTGCCCATGTGTGTGAAGAGATGCCCAAATGATCATGGAGGACTTCAAGAGGACTATCAGCGAGCTTGAGCAAGAGTCCGCTCTGCCAGCTGTGGGAGTGGAACTTGTTGACAATGAATTGGCCACACTGTACATGAACAGCAAGAAGTCTGAGGTAACTAGTTAATGCCTCACCTTACTATCCATACCACATCAGTGGTTTCATCGTTGGACTGTGGCAGagcaaaatatttttcattcctCACACTGCTCATTTTTCTCCATATCATCTGCTGTCTGTTTGTGAAGGTTGATTATAGGGATTACCCTCCATTGCTGCGACAGGCTGTGTCGATAGCTAGGAAGATCCAGGATCCCTTGATAGAGTACGCTCAGGTCTGCAGCACTGACGATGACATTCTCTGCCTCAAACTGCACCCACTGCAGGTgagagatggaagaaaatggtggatatttgtattttctatGACATGacgtaaacattttttttaattatttttgtttaatgataCAATTAGAAATGTTGGCAGATGTGATTTTTGGCAGTTGTTTGTTGTGTCACAATTCTGACCAGTTCCTACCATTTTATGTCTACCACTCAACAATCTGTTCAGTCTGGTCTGATAGATAATGTATCAACTAATCAGTGAACATTGAGATGATGATAATGGGAATTCCAGCATCTCATCTCTTTGAACAATAACTGCTATTAAAACTGAACTTTGTAGATATCAAGTGAAACATGACTAATACAGCTCAGCCTTGTGAAACcatctgtgtatttttttcctctctgttctctttCTCAGGAACATGTGGTGAAGGAGGATCTTCTCTGTGCTCTCTACTGTGAATTCATCAATCGAGTCAATGAGGTTGGAGTGGATGTGAACAAGGCCATCGCCCATCCTCACACTCAGAGCCTGGTCCAGTATGTTTGCGGTTTGGGACCAAGGAAGGGCTCCCACCTGCTCAAggttcattttgttttgcatttgtgctgcaGACATAAAGTGTTCACATCTGTGATTATCGTGTCTGATCTGATGATCTCATAACCTTCGTGGTATATTTATTTGTGCAGATTCTAAAGCAGAACAACACTCGTCTGGAAAACAGAACCCAGCTGGTCACAATGTGTCACATGGGGCCCAAGGTTTTTATCAACTGTGCTGGTTTCATCAAGATCGACACTGCATCGCTTGGAGACAGGTCCGTAGAGACCAGGATCTTGTGCTGTCCTTTCTCTGCATGCATGATCATGTCACATTGTTCTCCTAAAGTCTGATCCACCATTTAGCACTTTGCAAGGGTCATTTTGAATCagcattgttatttcttctcttAAACTCTCCACACAGTACTGACTCCTACATTGAGGTTCTGGATGGGTCTCGTGTCCACCCTGAGACTTATGAGTGGGCCCGCAAGATGGCTGTCGACGCCCTTGAGTATGATGAGTCGGCAGAAGACGCCAACCCAGCTGGAGCTCTGGAGGAGATCTTGGAAAATCCGGAGCGTCTCAAAGATCTGGACCTGGATGCCTTCGCTGAAGAGCTCGAGAGacaggttagtgtgtgtgtgtgtgtgtgtgtgtgtgtgtgtgtctttgactGTAGAAATGTACAAAACATTCTGCAGCCAAAGTAACAGTctgggaaaaaaatatgtatgttgCTCTGGATCTTGATCAGTCAGACTAAGAGAATTGTTGAGATGTCACTTTGCAAGGTGCTGATGAATTTTAATGATTTGGCAGCAGAATACTGTgtacatctttttctttttcttctctaatTTTTGACTCCTGACAAAATGAAGCCATAAGAAACATAAGCCATCTTTTACATCCTCTCACCTCTCCAAGCGTTGTCataatttttgttttctttttggttttatCCCTGCAGGGTTATGGCAACAAGGGAATTACTCTGTATGATATTCGTGCAGAGTTGAGCTGCAGATATAAAGACCTCAGAGTTCCCTACAGAGTCCCAAACACTGAGGAGGTATTCAACATGCTCACCAAGGAGACTCCAGAGACCTTTTATATTGGTAAGACACACTGCACTGAGGCACACCCATTTATCTCTTGAATTAAACTTAATCAAACATCAATAATTCATATTGAATTCCTAACTCTCAGTACTCAGCCTAAGCAGTTGGCACTTAAGTAATAACACATGACCTTTTAAAATGGACTGATGCTCTTGACGTACCACTAATTGAATAGAAATTAAGCTCTATAGTCTGACTTAGTTTTAGACTGGTTGATGTTTTTAATACCTTCTTCTGCATTCCTACTGTGCACTTCCAGGTAAGCTGATCACCAGCGTAGTAACTGGTATTGCTCACCGGCGGCCTCAGGGAGAGAGCTACGACCAGGCCATCCGTAACGACTCCACGGGTCTGTGGCAGTGTCCCTTCTGTCAGCAGGACAACTTCCCAGAACTCAGCGAGGTACCAGAGACACTTGACTTTGTTTCTTTGTACACCTGGACATTGGAAAACAGCTGACAGTCTGatatcaaaatgttttcttgttttggGTCCATTGTGATAGGTGTGGAACCACTTTGACAGCGGTTCCTGTCCAGGTCAGGCTATTGGAGTGCGGTCCAGATTAGATAACGGCGTCCAGGGATTCATTCCCACCAAGTTTCTCAGTGACAAAGTGGTCAAACACCCTGAGGAGAGGGTGAAGGTGGGACATGGTTATTCTTGTCATCCTTGGATGTGCTTTGCTGtcacttttcagttttttttcttctttcgtTTTTTAATCTCACCTTCAAAAATTTAGGACCAATAGCATTATCCAAACTCGACAGATGTGTGATTGTTGCATTTCTGATCTGCCTGTCTTGTTTCCTTCGATTATGGCATCTGTGTAATACGTATGTGTTCTTCTTGTCTCCGCTCCTTCAGGTGGGCATGACAGTTCACTGCCGCATCATGAAAATCGACATTGAGAAATTCAGTGTGGATCTAACATGCCGCACCTCAGATTTGATGGACAAGGCCAACGAGTGGAAGCTCCCGAAGGACACCTACTATGACTTTGACACAGAGTCCGAAGACCAAAAACACGAGGAGGAGCTTAAGAAGAAACAGCAACGAACACGTTAGTATAATCACAGgattaaagcgatggttcagcgtaatttcgacctagcgccatatgcaccatgaggtctatctaatcagcgcctcagccgtttattttcatttggtcacaAAATACTtgagttagagctatcagccgaatggcttagtacaggcgctaacaggaccaccagtgtatctcgtaaatgaccccactaataaagCCTGggttgttatcaaacttctacagtagtccaaatagggtctttactaataaatcgatgcattgaaaagtttgtaagtacaccaggagtttattgaaataaacacttacctgatggcttttactctgctgacGTTAGGTCGAAATTAAGccaaaccatcgctttaagaGTTCTTTGAATTCAAATTgctttttggggattttttcctttttccggTTAGGACAGTATCCTAACAGTTTATCCAACAATTCATATTCCTACATCATAGTCCTTACACTATTTGTCTGCTTTttgcattctctctctctctctctctctctctccagcatACATAAAGCGTGTGATCGCCCACCCCAACTTCCACAATATCAGTTTCAACCAGGCAGAGAAGATGATGGAGGCCCTAGACCAAGGAGACTTGATTATCAGACCCAGCAGCAAGGGAGAGAACCACCTCACCGTCACCTGGAAAgtaagaaacagaaagaagggTACAGATGAGCAGTAAagggtgaaataaaaaaatacaactgaatggatggatggatgcagaAAAAAGATGCAGGGTAACAAAAGGCAAAGCTTAACAGTAACGGATGACAGGAGATTAAGTACACTCACAATATGAGAGCACTTTAATGTAGATAGTACACTGACTAAACATGGATGTTTGACACAGTGTATTCCAGTCTGATTCTGTATGATGTTTTGTAGGTGGCTGATGGTATCTACCAACACGTGGATGTGAGAGAAGAAGGCAAAGAGAATGCATTCAGCTTAGGGCACACTCTCTGGATCAACAGTGAAGTAAGTTGTTCCCTTCTGCTCTTTGTTTAGAATTGGCTTGTGCATCTTAAACAAACGAAGACAATGTGTTCTGAAGCATCAGTTTTGTGGTGGCTGCTGTTTGTTCTTTAAGACTTTCTTTAATTCTCTGCAGGAGTTTGAAGATCTGGATGAAATCACGGCTCGCTACATTCAGCCAATGGCATCATTTGCCCGAGATCTACTGGGGCATAAGTACTTTCAGGAGTGCCACGGGGGCAGCAAGGAGGTATGTGCTGATTGTCTTTCTTTACATCATCATATTATTTCACAGTATTTAGTCATCTTTTGAATAACATTCTTATAATTATTTTAGCAACCCGTCAGACAACTAATCTCGATCTACTACCTGTTGTTTCCTCTAGTTGCATCTGTCATATCTCTCTTTTGTCTTGTTCTGTCTTTGATAGAAAATGGAGGAGTTATTGGTTAAGACGAAGAGGGAGAAGCCTACTTTTATTCCTTACTTTATTTCGGCATGTAAAGACCTGCCAGGAAAGTTCATACTGGGCTACCAGCCTCGTGGAAAACCACGGTGAGCAGAAATGTTCTTGTTTCCTCTGATTTTTGATTACTCGCTTTAATGATGCCATAGGTGGAAAATATCAAATACACAAATCAGACTGTTTTCAGTGGAAGCAGACTTAAAACTTACATTTTTGATGTTGGTTTTCCACAAGTTTACAGTAAACCACAGAAACAGCAGATGATATGATTCAGTGGTGTAAATACTCACAAATGTCAGTGACATATGGTGATATACAGAGGTCTGTAGCTGCTACAGAAACTCATATTTGTAAATTTAAATCTTTCTGAGTCATATCAGTTGTCATGCCAAATCACTCAACACTTCACCATTCTGGTCCACTCTTCcacacagctgctccactaCCAATACATTTCTATCAGATGGTTTCTcgtttgattgacagaaaagTTGACATGCCTCCAGACTGAAAGTCAATTTCcccttttctcttatttaacAGCATTGAATATGTGACCATCACCCCGGATGGCTTCCGTTACCGTTCACAGATATTTCCTACAGTGAATGGTTTATTCCGCTGGTTTAAGGACCATTACCAAGAGCCTGTTCCAGGTATAAGAAGTATAAGTATAAGTGTATTTATGGGTTATAGTGTATCTTACAGCTGCTGAAATATACAGTGAGTGATTTTCTAACATCTTCTCCTCTGTCAAAGGCATCACGCCCAGCAACAGCAGTCGAACAAGGACACCTGCATCCCTGAACGCAACCCCAGCAAATATCAACATTGCAGGTCAGTCCCTATCTCTTCCTTCCACAAGCAAAAATATACACTGTCAGTACAAGTAGAGTtgttggacatttttttttctatctcctAACGTATTATTTCCTCCCCAGACTTGACGCGAGCTGTCAACGCCCTCCCACGCAACATGACCTCTCAGATGTTCAGTGCCATCGCTGCAGTCACAGGCCAGGGCCAGAACCCAAACACCACCCCCGCACAGTGGGGATCCAGTCAGTACGGCTACGGTGGcagcacaggaggaggaggaggaggagggagctcCTCTGCTTATCATGTGAGTGCAGTTTTTAAAGTTAAGAATTACTGACTGTGAAAGGAAAGAGGTTGTAGGAAACCTgaagtttctgtttctgcatttttgcattttgcattaTGAAACAATATTGGCATAAGATTAAGGCAAAAATCACATGAGCTCCTGACTCTTactttaagacagacttggaacttttcctttaaaattAGCTAATTAGTTTGTTTAGTATTGACATGGATTTTCTCCAGTCCCTTAATGAGCCCAGTTCATTAGCTGTACCTCTTCCTCTGCAGGTGTTTGCCACACCTCAGCAGCCCATTGCCACGCCCATGATGACACCCAGCTACTCCTACACCACTCCGAGCCAGCAGGCCCTGGGCACACCGCAGTACCCTGGCTCCACCCCACAGTCCTCACACTCTCACGCCCACCCACACGGAGGCCACGCATCACACCACAGCCATCACGGCCACAGCAGTCACCACGGCCACTCCTCGGGCACGCCGTCATCCTCCACGTCATCCAGAGGAAGGACACCACAGCAGCAGCCAAAGTAAGTCCAGGCTGAAGTGATTGGACTTAATAAGTGGGCACGAGGTGGAGCTATTGGTGCCATTTTTCAATATGCCATTCACATGCTCAGGGAGTTCCTGTTTACAGGTGTCATTTCACTAAAGACAACAGAACTTTTGAAATGTCATGTTATAATCTTACTATCGTTCCCCCTGTGGGCTGAATTGCATCAAGTGTTACACACTTGTACAATGTGACTAAATTTACAATATTCACAAAATTGGTTGCAATCAAATTGTGTTTAAGagttctgtgtgttttgtttggggTAATCTAAATATGGCATGTACCAAGTTTAATGAACATTAAATGAAAAAGGTGccaaaagaagcaaaaaaatgttttcaccaaaaatatccaaaatgacagaaaaattgTGTAAATGTACGTGTTCTATATCACATGAGCCTTCAGCTGCATTCATAGTATGTAGTCCACAGATCAACCATTTAAATTCAATGACTATTTCTGCCCACTAGATGGTGCTAAATTTAAAGCTTATGCCATTCAACCTGTCTTCCTTTCATACGCTGTCTCTTTACTAAAACActtccctctctgtcctccttccccGCAGGCCGAGCAGCAGCAACACCTCTGCAGTGGACTGGGGCAAGATGGCGGAGCAGTGGCTGAAGGAGAAAGAAGCAGAGGGACGGAAGAAAGCCCAGAGGATGACGCCACGACCATCCCCCAGCCCCATGATCGAGAGCACACCCATGTCCATCGCCGGAGACGCCACACCCCTGCTGGATGAAATGGATCGATAGGACATGTAGGGGGGCGTTGACacatccccctccctccctgcccaACTCCATCCTTTGTACTGCTTCTTCATCTGGATAACCCACCCAACCCTCCACCGTTTGTCTGTCCCACAGTCCATCCAGCTGACTCCACTCATACGTTCTCTCCGTCTCTTATTATTGTAGTTCCAGTTCATCAGTCTGGTATCATGGCCCATCTCAACTCAtgccttcctcttgtcctcctgtCTACACTCTCATCCCGAATGTTTCACCTCCTCACCTCCAGCCAACTCCTCTGGCTGCAAAGTGTTTTGTATAGTCAGACTAACACTGTATATGTCACACAGAAAGTCAGTACAATGAAAAAAACGAAAAACTTGAAATATCTGACAGCAGTTACATATAGGATATGGACCTACACAGACTGTCATACGAGCTGTCCTGCTATCCTTATTTTTGCgatttgttttagtttgatCCATGAATGGTTTTGACAGAGGGGCACAGTTACAGTTTGAAGAACCCACTCTTCCTCCTTAAGGGTTGGTGGGTTTTTGCGAACTGTTGCCAAAAGAGCGCCTTGCCAAGCCAATCAGGAAATTGAATTTTGTATGGAATGCGTCAGAATGAAtaaagacttgttttttttcctgtttcaatCTTAAGCCTCCACTCTGCACATTtttaacacgcacacacaaacacacgccgAGTGTGAGGGACAAGACTGATTTGAGAAGCAAAATTAATTCAAGGAGGAAGTTTAATGTCAGCTTGGGTTTCTGTCATACATGACTTACTACTTGTCTGTACCACATGCTGTATTATGATCAGTTGGCTGTATTTTGGCTCCTGTATATAGTCCAATGTATTGTAAACTCTATCTGAAAATAATGAGTGGACGTCATGTCACACAAAGGtaaaagtgcttgtttttggTTAATTGGTATAAATTCATGCGAGGCTATGCATAAGAATGTAGTCCACGTTTTAAAGCTGTTGATTTTAGCAACAAAGTTTCCCAGTGGGCTTACCTCGCTGTGTCAAGAGAGCGTTCATGGTAGTTTGTCAGAGGGAAACTTTAGAAGTTTACTTAAACATGACATCCAGTTATCATCGTACACCACTGCTGCATTTCAGTCCCAGATAGTATCACTTTCCACTTGTCCAAGATCCAACAGGATGAACCCCCAAAAAATGCAGTTTACATATCAGGACAGGTGTTCTtcacaaaaatatgtttatgaaGATTAAGATGTTTCAGTGGataagttttaattattttaaaagaaaccaTAACACTATAAGCAGACGATACTATCAAACTGACTATCCACTGTGTTTATATTCCTAATTCTGTATAATACTCTCAACTGCACGCAGTTATTTCAGTAGAATGAATTCATTGTTGAAAAGACATCTTTTGTGATCGTCGTACCCCAGTTTAAGGTCACTCTGCATCCCTATTTGACTTATgcatcctttctttttttctgctgtgccA from Scomber japonicus isolate fScoJap1 chromosome 13, fScoJap1.pri, whole genome shotgun sequence includes:
- the supt6h gene encoding transcription elongation factor SPT6 — encoded protein: MSDFIESEAEESEEEFEEKDLKPKKTQRFMEDDDEEEEENTEDQDEQGNLRGLIDDGDEEAEEEEDQEKNRSGGGSDSEEEVRHRRKKRNYDDYLDDDDLDLIEENLGVKVKRRKKKYDRVKTLDDDEEDDDEKDLIADEIFHADGEGELEDGETADEPLPQQDDDEEGEDEESDIDDFIVDDDGQPITKKRGKKFSGYTDAALQEAQEIFGGDFDFADFDADAYDQGEEEEEDQDEEGWDRPKKQTKRRQGRKSIFEIYEPSELESSHMTDQDNEIRSTDMPERFQLRSIPVKPAEDDELEEEAEWIFRHGFSTLTISMQESTDYLDRGTTTNFSRKGPSTIAKIKEALNFMRNQQFEVPFIAFYRKEYVEPELNINDLWKVWQWDEKWTQLKTRKQNLTRLFQKMQSFQFEQISADPDKPLADGIRPLDTADMERLKDVQTLEELGDVYNHFLLYYGRDIPKMQNAAKAGKKRLKKIKEETEDGDEEELEVEEEEEQKGPDLKLASRRDMYSICQSVGLDGLAKKFGLTPEQFGENLRDSYQRHETEQFPAEPVELAKDYVCSQFSTPEAVLEGTRYMVAMQIAREPLVRHVLRQTFQERAKINIKPTKKGKKEIDEAHFAYSFKYLKNKAVKELNGDQFLKMCLAEDEGLLTIDICIDLIGVKGFAGDQTYFDEIKQFYYRDEFSHQVQEWNRQRTLAIERSLTQFLYPQMAKELKSKLVAEAKESIVRSCCRRLYNWLKVAPYRPDQQVEEDDDLMDESQGKGIRVLGVAYAPSRDTPVFCALINGEGEVVDFLRLPYFMKRRNAFREDEREKKNQDIENLKKFLSSKKPHVVAVAGETRDAQMIMEDFKRTISELEQESALPAVGVELVDNELATLYMNSKKSEVDYRDYPPLLRQAVSIARKIQDPLIEYAQVCSTDDDILCLKLHPLQEHVVKEDLLCALYCEFINRVNEVGVDVNKAIAHPHTQSLVQYVCGLGPRKGSHLLKILKQNNTRLENRTQLVTMCHMGPKVFINCAGFIKIDTASLGDSTDSYIEVLDGSRVHPETYEWARKMAVDALEYDESAEDANPAGALEEILENPERLKDLDLDAFAEELERQGYGNKGITLYDIRAELSCRYKDLRVPYRVPNTEEVFNMLTKETPETFYIGKLITSVVTGIAHRRPQGESYDQAIRNDSTGLWQCPFCQQDNFPELSEVWNHFDSGSCPGQAIGVRSRLDNGVQGFIPTKFLSDKVVKHPEERVKVGMTVHCRIMKIDIEKFSVDLTCRTSDLMDKANEWKLPKDTYYDFDTESEDQKHEEELKKKQQRTPYIKRVIAHPNFHNISFNQAEKMMEALDQGDLIIRPSSKGENHLTVTWKVADGIYQHVDVREEGKENAFSLGHTLWINSEEFEDLDEITARYIQPMASFARDLLGHKYFQECHGGSKEKMEELLVKTKREKPTFIPYFISACKDLPGKFILGYQPRGKPRIEYVTITPDGFRYRSQIFPTVNGLFRWFKDHYQEPVPGITPSNSSRTRTPASLNATPANINIADLTRAVNALPRNMTSQMFSAIAAVTGQGQNPNTTPAQWGSSQYGYGGSTGGGGGGGSSSAYHVFATPQQPIATPMMTPSYSYTTPSQQALGTPQYPGSTPQSSHSHAHPHGGHASHHSHHGHSSHHGHSSGTPSSSTSSRGRTPQQQPKPSSSNTSAVDWGKMAEQWLKEKEAEGRKKAQRMTPRPSPSPMIESTPMSIAGDATPLLDEMDR